Proteins from a single region of Hordeum vulgare subsp. vulgare chromosome 6H, MorexV3_pseudomolecules_assembly, whole genome shotgun sequence:
- the LOC123402329 gene encoding exonuclease mut-7 homolog, protein MDPAPAPPPPLAVHLVAGDVSSPELSHLIQSLSTARIVAFDAEWKPRCRAPSAPSDDASPAPRNPAQLPTVTVLQLACRGEDGGNEVFVVDLLAVPLADLWAPLRELFERPDVLKLGFRFKQDLVYLSATFTAALGCDSGFNRVEPFLDVTNVYYYLKGHDTQTRLPKETKSLASICEELLNVSLSKELQCSDWSCRPLSEGQIQYAASDAYYLLYIFDLFHQKVSIEEKCSSTAEASDEHFSQRASECSSSGNDICFDGYLTSIITKYSDRILLTESDMKAHSSRRKEKQKLSSDARCKEKFDYGTEWTGPPPWDPSVGGDGYPKFLCDVMIEGLAKHLRCVGLDAATPSCKKPQPRELLNQIYKEGRILLTRDAKLIKYQYLATNQVYRVKSLLKPDQLAEVIDTFKLKISEDRLMSRCTKCNGIFIQKPLTLDEAMEASKGFQVIPSCLFNRNMEFWKCTDCNQLYWEGTQYHNAVQKFMSVCNISE, encoded by the exons ATGGACCCCGCACCggcgccaccgccgccgctcgcggtacacctggtcgccggcgacgtaTCCTCGCCGgagctatcccacctcatccagtCCCTCTCCACCGCCCGCATCGTCGCCTTCGACGCcgagtggaagccacgctgccgtGCTCCTTCCGCCCCCAGCGACGACGCCTCGCCGGCGCCCCGGAATCCGGCGCAGTTGCCGACCGTTACGGTTCTCCAGCTCGCCTGCCGCGGAGAAGACGGGGGCAACGAGGTGTTCGTCGTCGACCTGCTCGCCGTGCCGCTCGCCGACCTGTGGGCGCCGCTGAGGGAGCTGTTTGAGCGGCCCGACGTGCTGAAGCTGGGGTTCCGGTTCAAGCAGGACCTCGTGTACCTCTCCGCCACCTTCACCGCCGCCCTCGGATGCGACTCTGGATTCAACAGG GTGGAGCCTTTCTTGGATGTCACCAACGTTTATTACTACCTCAAGGGGCATGACACGCAAACGAGACTTCCAAAGGAGACGAAGAGTCTGGCTTCAATATGCGAGGAACTGCTGAATGTCTCTTTATCCAAG GAACTCCAATGTAGCGATTGGTCATGCCGACCCTTGAGCGAAGGGCAAATACAGTATGCTGCATCAGATGCCTACTACTTGCTATATATATTTGATCTGTTCCATCAGAAGGTCAGCATTGAAG aaaaatgttcatcaacGGCTGAAGCTTCAGATGAACATTTCTCGCAAAGGGCAAGTGAATGTTCATCATCAGGAAATGACATTTGCTTTGATGGGTATTTGACATCCATTATAACGAAGTACAGCGACAGGATTTTGTTGACAGAGTCAGATATGAAAGCACATTCCTCAAGACGAAAAGAAAAGCAAAAGCTGTCTAGTGATGCCAGGtgcaaagagaagtttgattacgGTACTGAATGGACGGGTCCCCCTCCATGGGATCCTTCCGTTGGTGGAGATGGATACCCAAAGTTTCTGTGTGATGTGATG ATTGAGGGTCTAGCTAAGCACTTGAGATGTGTTGGATTAGATGCCGCAACTCCATCTTGTAAAAAACCTCAACCAAG GGAATTATTAAATCAAATCTATAAGGAAGGAAGAATATTACTAACACGAGATGCCAAGCTTATAAAGTATCAGTATTTGGCGACTAATCAAGTATACAGAGTGAAAAGCCTGCTCAAACCTGATCAACTAGCTGAG GTGATTGACACCTTCAAGTTAAAGATATCTGAAGACCGATTAATGTCGAGATGTACAAAGTGCAACGGAATTTTCATTCAGAAACCACTAACACTGGACGAAGCCATGGAAGCCTCCAAAGGTTTTCAGGTCATCCCGTCATGCCTCTTCAACCGAAATATGGAGTTCTGGAAGTGCACTGACTGCAACCAGCTCTACTGGGAG GGAACTCAGTACCACAACGCAGTTCAGAAATTCATGTCGGTCTGCAACATTAGCGAGTGA